From Methylocystis sp. ATCC 49242, one genomic window encodes:
- a CDS encoding PopZ family protein, with the protein MSAANATAPSPSLEEEMRAHEPSMEEILASIRRIIADDDSLPGVRRERESPRRVREPEEAAPAVEPPSAQSAYPAPALDRREAQVATPVAEPHAEEAAAIEEPVEREATPVAEIRQLRVNRVTEEAPVADYDAAEPEEDYDNSPEVGETYARSADETYVVAENDAPLMSPDAASSIASHFQALAASMVINDSGLLHKYAQEMLRPMLKQWLDDNLPVIVERLVRAEIERVARGGRR; encoded by the coding sequence ATGAGCGCAGCGAACGCTACTGCACCTTCTCCCTCTCTCGAAGAAGAGATGCGCGCGCACGAGCCCTCCATGGAGGAAATCCTCGCGTCGATTCGTCGGATCATCGCCGACGACGACAGCCTGCCGGGAGTGCGTCGCGAGAGGGAAAGCCCGCGCCGCGTCCGCGAGCCTGAAGAAGCTGCGCCGGCCGTCGAGCCGCCGTCGGCCCAGAGCGCCTATCCCGCTCCGGCGCTCGATCGGCGTGAGGCGCAGGTCGCCACGCCCGTCGCGGAGCCCCACGCCGAGGAGGCGGCGGCGATCGAGGAGCCCGTCGAACGCGAGGCCACGCCCGTCGCCGAGATTCGTCAGCTGCGGGTCAATCGCGTGACGGAGGAGGCGCCCGTCGCCGACTACGACGCTGCCGAGCCGGAAGAAGACTACGACAATTCGCCCGAGGTCGGGGAGACTTACGCGCGGTCGGCTGACGAGACCTACGTCGTCGCGGAGAATGACGCGCCGCTCATGTCGCCCGACGCAGCCTCGTCGATCGCGTCGCATTTTCAGGCGCTGGCGGCGAGCATGGTCATCAATGACAGCGGGCTTCTGCACAAATATGCGCAGGAAATGCTTCGGCCGATGCTCAAGCAATGGCTCGACGACAATCTGCCTGTGATTGTCGAACGTCTCGTCCGCGCCGAGATCGAGCGGGTTGCGCGCGGCGGTCGCCGCTGA
- a CDS encoding septum formation initiator family protein yields MHRLRVLLRSLVLPFTLYCVAGTVAGYFVWHGVHGQRGLKTGEEYEQKLAQLRLERDILKLQRMQWESRLALIKGENIDADILDEETRKRLGRVHRNEVVILLPSESDKR; encoded by the coding sequence ATGCACCGTTTGCGCGTTCTTCTTCGCTCGCTGGTCCTGCCGTTCACGCTTTATTGCGTGGCGGGAACTGTGGCCGGCTATTTCGTTTGGCACGGCGTCCACGGCCAGCGCGGCCTGAAGACCGGCGAGGAATATGAGCAGAAGCTCGCGCAGCTGCGACTCGAACGGGACATTCTGAAACTGCAGCGGATGCAGTGGGAAAGCCGCCTAGCGCTGATCAAGGGCGAGAATATCGACGCCGACATTCTCGACGAGGAAACCCGCAAGCGGCTGGGGCGCGTTCACCGGAACGAAGTCGTGATTCTGCTGCCCTCCGAGAGCGACAAGCGCTGA
- a CDS encoding MBL fold metallo-hydrolase, translated as MHQSSTQPDVERVAPLVRRIVAPNPGPFTFKGTCAYIVGEGDVAIVDPGPANPRHIAAMLEAIRGERLRHVLVTHTHRDHSPAARALKEATGAIITGCAPYSPPEDIGVTGPGLDASHDTGYAPDEILAEGDRLDLAGVTVEALETPGHTTNHLCFALREEKALFTGDHVMGWATTVIAPPDGSMRDYMESIERMRERDDDIYWPGHGDPVRDPQRYLRALVHHRRAREAAILQRLEAGDETIAAIVARIYEGVDRRLHGAAAMTVFAHMEDLIARGLAESDGPATLTARYVRR; from the coding sequence ATCCACCAGTCCAGCACCCAGCCCGACGTAGAACGAGTCGCACCGCTCGTCAGACGCATCGTCGCGCCCAATCCCGGTCCATTCACATTCAAGGGGACATGCGCCTACATCGTCGGCGAAGGCGACGTTGCGATTGTCGATCCCGGTCCCGCCAATCCCCGACACATCGCCGCGATGCTCGAAGCGATCCGCGGCGAGCGCCTGCGCCATGTGCTCGTCACCCATACACATCGCGATCATTCCCCCGCCGCCAGAGCCCTTAAGGAGGCGACTGGAGCGATCATTACCGGCTGCGCGCCCTATTCGCCGCCGGAGGATATCGGTGTCACCGGCCCCGGCCTCGACGCCTCGCATGATACGGGCTACGCGCCCGACGAGATCCTCGCGGAAGGCGACCGGCTCGACCTTGCCGGCGTGACGGTCGAGGCGCTCGAGACCCCCGGCCACACGACGAACCATCTCTGTTTTGCGTTGCGCGAAGAAAAAGCGCTGTTCACCGGCGATCACGTGATGGGCTGGGCGACGACGGTAATCGCCCCGCCCGACGGCTCGATGCGCGACTATATGGAATCGATCGAGCGGATGCGCGAACGGGACGACGACATCTATTGGCCCGGCCATGGCGATCCGGTGCGCGACCCGCAACGCTACTTGCGCGCCCTTGTCCACCATCGCCGCGCGCGCGAAGCCGCGATCCTGCAGAGGCTGGAGGCCGGCGACGAAACCATCGCTGCGATCGTCGCGCGAATTTACGAGGGCGTCGACCGCCGGCTGCACGGCGCGGCGGCGATGACCGTCTTCGCGCATATGGAAGATCTGATCGCTCGCGGGCTTGCGGAGAGCGACGGCCCGGCGACCTTGACCGCGCGCTACGTGCGGCGGTGA
- a CDS encoding SH3 domain-containing protein: MHASKTTLRLMTTFFACALTSSAFAESIISPAYMRSGPNAKLPAIAVIPAGADVQVMNCYGGWRRDWCQVNYNGVTGFVSAGVLAASGRNNVVVAPVVTNELGNMYKGPGTNYKVIMAVPGGATVNKGTCVAGWQTNWCQVHYNGRVGYMMEGLLSRQGAFFPM; the protein is encoded by the coding sequence ATGCACGCCTCGAAAACGACTTTGCGTCTGATGACAACATTTTTTGCTTGCGCCTTGACCTCCTCGGCCTTTGCCGAGTCCATCATCAGCCCCGCCTATATGCGCTCGGGGCCGAATGCGAAATTGCCGGCAATCGCCGTCATTCCCGCCGGCGCCGATGTCCAGGTGATGAACTGCTATGGCGGCTGGCGGCGCGACTGGTGCCAAGTCAATTATAATGGCGTCACCGGCTTCGTCTCCGCCGGCGTGCTCGCCGCCTCCGGCAGAAACAATGTGGTCGTCGCGCCGGTCGTGACGAACGAGCTGGGCAATATGTACAAGGGTCCCGGCACCAATTACAAGGTCATCATGGCGGTGCCGGGCGGCGCGACCGTAAACAAGGGCACATGCGTCGCTGGTTGGCAGACCAACTGGTGCCAGGTCCATTACAACGGCCGGGTCGGCTATATGATGGAAGGACTGCTCAGCCGTCAGGGCGCCTTCTTCCCGATGTAA
- a CDS encoding error-prone DNA polymerase → MPTPRYAELATTTNFSFLRGASHPEEMAATALALGHSGIGIADRNSLAGVVRAFSYLRAHRESVGDFRLAVGARLVFRDGTPDILCYPKDRAAYGRLCRLLTRGNSRTQKGDCALFLDDLIEFGEGQHVILMENGAPPPALMEALHGRLWLAATALYGPRPRARLAGRVELAQTLRLPLVAVNDAHMHVADRRPLADALTCIREKTTLDEAGFLLSANAERHLKSGEEMARLFRLAPRAVEESARFIDALDFRLTDLAYEYPSELREGYASEQEALEALSRAGAMTRYPKGAPQDVEKLLERELQLVAELKYAAYFLTVHDIVRFAREQGILAQGRGSAANSVICFCLGITEVDPTKHDLLFERFISAERNEPPDIDVDFEHERREEVIQYIYTRFGRERAGLAAAVTTYRGKSAIREIGKAFGLSNDLLGRLSSAAFGRGSDGSRARDIARLGLDASELRFAKALALAAEIEGFPRHLTQHSGGFVITRDRLDEVVPVSPAAMEGRTTIEWDKDDLDALGLLKIDVLALGMLTCLRKGLDLLAQHYGIVHRLSSIPAEDQRVYAMISRADTVGVFQIESRAQMSMLPRLKPNCFYDLVIEVAIVRPGPIQGDMVHPYLRRRSGKEPVSYPSKELEQVLGRTYGVPLFQEQAMRIAIVAAGFTPSEADQLRRAMATFKRAGLIGGFRDKMILGMTRKGYAREFAERCFSQIEGFGTYGFPESHAASFALLVYASAWMKCRYPDVFACALLNSQPMGFYAPAQIVRDAREHGIETREADINASDWDCTLEEKETRTSRPPESRPVGDKRLPLHPHHAEMAGDILGDCAIRLGFRQIKGLAEEDMRRLVARRGKGYDSVRDVWLRAELSPATLTRLAEADAFASLGLSRRDALWAAAGLNRVGDKDDLPLLRDLAFAPLEPDAHLPPMPPGEEVVEDYRFLSLSLKGHPVAFLRPRLARHIIPCEALGRESDGRRVTVAGLVLLRQRPGTAKGVVFMTIEDETGAANIIVWPKLLERQRAEVIGARYVAVTGNLQKAEGVIHVVAQRLDDLSADLRLLETMRAAKREAMPKARNFH, encoded by the coding sequence ATGCCGACGCCCCGCTACGCAGAGCTTGCGACCACTACCAACTTCTCTTTCCTGCGCGGCGCGTCACACCCGGAGGAGATGGCGGCGACGGCGCTGGCTCTGGGTCATTCCGGCATCGGGATCGCAGACCGCAATTCGCTCGCGGGCGTGGTGCGCGCCTTCTCCTATCTGCGCGCGCACAGGGAAAGCGTCGGGGATTTTCGTCTGGCCGTCGGCGCGCGGCTCGTCTTTCGGGACGGGACGCCCGACATTCTCTGCTACCCGAAAGATCGCGCCGCCTATGGCCGCCTGTGCCGCCTGCTGACGCGCGGCAATTCACGCACGCAGAAGGGCGACTGCGCGCTCTTTCTCGACGACCTCATCGAATTCGGCGAGGGCCAGCATGTCATACTGATGGAAAATGGCGCGCCGCCCCCTGCCCTCATGGAGGCGCTGCACGGCCGCCTGTGGCTCGCCGCGACCGCGCTTTACGGTCCACGCCCGCGCGCGCGCCTCGCGGGCCGCGTCGAACTCGCACAAACGCTCCGCCTGCCGCTCGTCGCCGTCAATGACGCGCATATGCACGTGGCGGACCGTCGTCCGCTCGCCGACGCGCTGACCTGCATCCGCGAAAAGACGACGCTGGATGAAGCGGGCTTCCTCCTCTCCGCCAACGCCGAGAGGCATCTCAAGAGCGGGGAGGAAATGGCGCGGCTTTTCAGGCTCGCGCCGCGGGCGGTCGAGGAAAGCGCGCGTTTCATCGACGCGCTCGACTTTCGCCTTACCGACCTCGCCTACGAATACCCGAGCGAATTGCGCGAAGGCTACGCCAGCGAACAGGAGGCGCTCGAAGCGCTGTCACGCGCGGGCGCGATGACGCGCTATCCGAAAGGCGCGCCGCAAGATGTCGAAAAGCTGCTCGAACGCGAATTGCAGCTCGTCGCCGAGCTGAAATACGCCGCCTATTTTCTCACCGTGCACGACATCGTGCGCTTTGCGCGCGAACAGGGAATCCTCGCGCAGGGGCGCGGCTCGGCGGCCAATTCCGTCATCTGCTTCTGCCTCGGCATTACGGAAGTCGATCCCACGAAGCACGATCTTCTCTTCGAGCGCTTCATCTCCGCCGAGCGCAACGAGCCGCCCGACATCGACGTCGATTTCGAGCATGAGCGGCGCGAGGAGGTGATCCAGTATATCTATACGCGCTTCGGCCGCGAACGCGCGGGACTCGCCGCGGCCGTCACCACCTATCGCGGCAAGAGCGCCATTCGCGAAATCGGCAAGGCTTTCGGCTTGTCGAACGATCTGCTCGGGCGCCTCTCGTCAGCCGCCTTCGGGCGCGGCAGCGACGGCTCGCGCGCCCGGGACATTGCGCGGCTCGGCCTCGACGCCAGCGAACTCCGTTTCGCCAAGGCGCTGGCGCTGGCGGCGGAAATCGAAGGATTCCCGCGTCATCTCACGCAACATTCCGGCGGCTTCGTCATCACCCGCGACCGGCTCGACGAGGTCGTTCCCGTCTCACCCGCGGCAATGGAAGGTCGAACGACGATCGAATGGGACAAGGACGATCTCGACGCGCTGGGCCTTCTGAAAATCGACGTGCTCGCGCTCGGCATGCTCACATGCCTGCGCAAAGGACTGGATCTGCTCGCGCAACATTACGGGATCGTCCACCGCCTCTCGTCGATCCCTGCCGAAGACCAGCGCGTATACGCCATGATCTCGCGCGCCGACACGGTCGGCGTCTTCCAGATCGAGAGCCGCGCGCAAATGTCGATGTTGCCGCGGCTCAAGCCCAACTGCTTCTACGATCTCGTCATCGAGGTCGCGATCGTGCGTCCCGGCCCGATCCAGGGCGATATGGTGCATCCCTATCTGCGCCGTCGCAGCGGCAAGGAGCCGGTCTCCTACCCCTCGAAGGAGCTGGAGCAGGTGCTCGGCAGAACCTATGGGGTGCCGCTCTTTCAGGAACAGGCGATGCGCATCGCCATCGTCGCGGCGGGTTTCACGCCCTCGGAGGCCGATCAGCTGCGCCGCGCCATGGCGACCTTCAAGCGCGCCGGACTCATCGGCGGCTTTCGCGACAAGATGATCCTCGGCATGACCCGCAAGGGCTATGCGCGAGAGTTCGCCGAGCGCTGTTTCAGCCAGATCGAAGGCTTCGGCACCTATGGCTTTCCCGAAAGCCATGCTGCGTCCTTCGCCCTGCTCGTCTACGCCTCGGCCTGGATGAAATGCCGCTATCCGGACGTCTTCGCCTGCGCATTGCTGAACTCCCAGCCCATGGGCTTTTACGCCCCGGCGCAGATCGTGCGCGACGCGCGCGAGCACGGGATCGAAACGCGCGAGGCGGACATCAACGCCTCCGATTGGGACTGCACGCTGGAAGAAAAAGAAACGCGAACATCTCGACCGCCGGAGTCTCGACCAGTGGGCGACAAACGCCTCCCCCTGCACCCCCACCACGCCGAAATGGCCGGCGACATTCTCGGCGATTGCGCGATCCGCCTCGGCTTCCGGCAGATCAAGGGGCTTGCCGAGGAAGACATGCGCCGCCTCGTCGCACGGCGCGGCAAGGGCTATGATTCCGTGCGCGACGTCTGGCTGCGCGCGGAGTTGTCGCCCGCGACGCTCACCCGCCTTGCCGAGGCCGACGCCTTCGCCTCGCTCGGCCTGTCGCGCCGCGACGCGCTCTGGGCGGCGGCGGGTTTGAACCGAGTCGGCGACAAGGACGACCTGCCCCTCCTGCGCGACCTCGCCTTCGCGCCGCTCGAGCCCGACGCGCATCTGCCGCCCATGCCGCCGGGCGAGGAGGTTGTCGAGGACTATCGCTTTCTGTCGCTGTCGCTGAAAGGCCACCCCGTCGCCTTCCTGCGCCCCCGGCTCGCACGACACATCATCCCCTGCGAAGCGCTGGGGCGGGAAAGCGACGGCCGCCGGGTCACGGTCGCTGGACTCGTGCTGCTGCGCCAGCGGCCGGGCACGGCCAAGGGCGTCGTCTTCATGACCATCGAGGACGAAACCGGCGCCGCCAATATCATCGTCTGGCCGAAGCTGCTGGAGCGCCAGCGCGCCGAGGTGATTGGCGCGCGCTATGTCGCCGTCACCGGCAATTTGCAGAAGGCGGAGGGCGTCATCCATGTCGTGGCGCAGCGGCTCGACGATCTCTCCGCCGATCTGCGCCTCCTGGAGACGATGCGCGCCGCCAAGCGCGAGGCGATGCCGAAGGCGCGCAATTTTCACTGA
- a CDS encoding methyl-accepting chemotaxis protein, with protein sequence MFFSRLASRSNARADLDAISRSLGIIEFDPNGVVLFANENFCKTLGYELSEIQDKHHSMFISRDHANSPEYRAFWTKLGRGEFDAGEYHRIGKGGRDVWIQASYNPVVNSRGDVVKIVKVAADITSEKLKAAENQGILQAISRAQGVIEFSVDGIILTANENFLRTLGYELHEIQGKHHRMFVEPAYGQSAEYRELWARLNRGEYIAEEFRRCGKGGREVWIQASFNPIFDFNNNVIKIVKFATDVTDRVRAVSEIGGGLERLAKGDLTQRIERPFVPAFDKLRIDFNHSVEEMQETLRRVGESGETINVGAAEIRAAADDLATRSEQQAAALEETAATVAEITATVRDSARSAQSAGALVGKTKANAERSGDIVRDAVAAMGQIKNSSDQISNIIGIIDEIAFQTNLLALNAGVEAARAGEAGRGFAVVASEVRALAQRSADAAKEIKGLINQSSDQVEAGVALVGDTGEALTAIVAEMQELDRNVSAIAEATHRQALSLQQVNTAVSAIDQNTQQNAAMVEETTAASHSLGDQVKRLSELLSHFRFSDRPAREESADRPDMAA encoded by the coding sequence ATGTTTTTCTCCAGATTAGCCTCCCGATCCAACGCCAGGGCCGACCTCGACGCGATCAGCCGATCGCTGGGGATCATTGAATTCGACCCGAACGGCGTCGTCCTTTTCGCGAACGAAAATTTCTGCAAGACGCTCGGCTACGAACTCTCGGAGATTCAAGACAAGCATCACAGCATGTTTATCTCGCGGGATCACGCAAATAGCCCGGAATATCGCGCCTTCTGGACCAAACTCGGCCGCGGGGAATTCGACGCCGGCGAGTATCACCGCATAGGAAAAGGCGGGCGCGACGTCTGGATTCAGGCCTCGTACAATCCCGTCGTCAATTCGAGAGGCGATGTCGTCAAGATCGTTAAGGTCGCGGCGGACATCACGTCTGAAAAGCTCAAGGCCGCGGAAAATCAGGGTATCCTCCAAGCAATTTCGCGCGCGCAGGGCGTCATCGAATTCTCTGTCGACGGAATCATTCTTACCGCCAACGAGAATTTCCTGCGCACGCTCGGATATGAACTCCACGAGATTCAGGGCAAGCACCATCGCATGTTCGTCGAGCCGGCCTATGGTCAATCGGCCGAATATCGGGAACTCTGGGCGCGGCTCAACCGCGGTGAGTATATTGCGGAAGAATTCAGGCGATGCGGCAAGGGCGGCAGGGAGGTCTGGATTCAGGCCTCGTTCAATCCAATCTTCGATTTCAACAATAATGTGATCAAGATCGTCAAATTCGCGACGGACGTGACCGATCGCGTGCGGGCGGTAAGCGAGATCGGCGGCGGTCTCGAACGGCTTGCAAAGGGCGATCTCACGCAAAGAATCGAGCGCCCGTTCGTCCCGGCGTTCGACAAGCTGCGCATCGACTTCAATCATTCCGTCGAAGAAATGCAGGAGACATTGCGGCGCGTCGGCGAGAGCGGCGAGACGATCAACGTGGGCGCGGCGGAAATCCGCGCTGCAGCCGACGATCTCGCGACACGCAGCGAACAACAGGCGGCCGCGCTCGAGGAGACGGCCGCGACCGTGGCGGAGATCACGGCCACGGTCAGGGATTCAGCCAGGAGCGCGCAGAGCGCCGGCGCCCTCGTCGGCAAGACAAAAGCCAACGCCGAGAGGTCGGGCGACATCGTGCGGGACGCAGTCGCGGCGATGGGACAGATAAAGAATTCGTCCGATCAGATTTCGAACATCATCGGAATCATCGACGAGATCGCCTTCCAGACCAATCTTCTCGCGTTGAACGCAGGCGTCGAGGCCGCGCGCGCGGGCGAAGCAGGACGCGGCTTCGCGGTCGTCGCCTCGGAAGTGCGCGCGCTCGCTCAGCGCTCCGCCGATGCGGCGAAGGAAATCAAGGGCCTCATCAACCAATCGAGCGATCAGGTCGAAGCCGGCGTGGCGCTGGTCGGCGACACCGGCGAGGCGCTGACCGCAATCGTCGCCGAGATGCAGGAGCTCGACAGGAATGTGTCGGCGATCGCGGAGGCCACACATAGGCAGGCGTTGTCGCTCCAGCAGGTCAACACCGCAGTCAGCGCCATCGACCAGAATACGCAGCAAAACGCCGCCATGGTCGAGGAGACGACCGCCGCGAGCCACAGCCTTGGCGATCAGGTCAAGAGACTCTCCGAGCTTTTGAGTCATTTCAGATTCTCGGATCGCCCGGCGCGCGAAGAGTCGGCGGATCGGCCGGACATGGCGGCATAG
- a CDS encoding nucleoside deaminase, with the protein MIKPSCRCHCDMDRRRVTSGLLLSAFAAASTGAWARATQTPVRADDERYMRIALDEAARGDFPFGAVIEKGGRVLATGHNSGKSTNDPTAHGEMVAIRNFIKSHPSAELNGATIYTTGEPCPMCMGAIIWCGFRRVVFAASIQELSTRLGQIMVTSETVAAAASFANIDITGGVFAKEALALFPPPVPE; encoded by the coding sequence ATGATCAAACCATCATGCCGTTGTCATTGCGACATGGATAGACGCCGCGTGACGAGCGGTCTTCTTCTCTCGGCATTCGCCGCAGCTTCGACCGGCGCCTGGGCGCGCGCGACGCAGACACCCGTTCGGGCAGATGACGAGCGCTACATGCGCATTGCCCTCGACGAGGCCGCGCGCGGAGATTTTCCATTCGGCGCCGTGATCGAGAAAGGCGGGCGCGTGCTCGCGACCGGTCACAATAGCGGCAAATCGACAAATGACCCGACGGCCCATGGCGAGATGGTCGCGATCCGCAACTTCATCAAGAGCCATCCGTCGGCCGAGCTCAATGGCGCGACGATCTACACCACCGGCGAACCTTGTCCCATGTGCATGGGCGCGATCATCTGGTGCGGCTTCAGGCGCGTCGTCTTTGCGGCGTCCATTCAGGAGCTTTCGACTCGCCTCGGGCAGATCATGGTTACGAGCGAAACCGTGGCCGCCGCAGCGTCATTCGCGAATATCGACATAACCGGCGGCGTTTTCGCGAAGGAAGCGCTGGCGCTGTTTCCGCCGCCAGTGCCCGAATAG